The genomic DNA ACTGGAAATAAATCATCTTTATTTTAATCTGTTTGTCCTGTCCAGGTTGTTTTTCTTGAGGCTTAGTTTTCCTGATTTGCAAAGGAAAGCCAATGGAGCACTATCCATGTGCAACCTTTAATGTTTAGTTTAGATCAGTTGATTTGGGCTAATTTAATCTGTGGCGCTGAAGACCTGTGCTACAGCGCAATATAAATTTAAAGGAAATGTTCCTGTGTTCGTGGCAACTGCATTCACAGTATGTCGGCTCGATCAGAAATAACCTTTGAGTTTAAATCGTAAATACTTAAGGCACTGTATAGGTTAACTTCGGGGTAAATGCCCCCTCCTGTAATTCTCAAACTGTCACGTGTTAACACTTTCCCTGGATGCCACTTCTCTTGATCAACTAAATAAATATTTCACTCCAACAAAATTGAGGTACATATCTAATGAAGTCAGAGCTATGAAAAGTTTACGCCTCCCATTACAGGGTTTATTTTATTACGTTGTAGAATAGcaaagacaaactatgaaataaaatgtGGAATCAAGTAgtagccccccccaaaaaagttagTCAGTAGACACCCTTGGcatttgaggtagtcacctggaatgcattaagttaatttgtggaatttatttgaTTGAAGTCCCCTTGTCTGAGAGATGTACATGTTATCATGCCAGCCTACACAAAACATTAGGTGTTTCTAAAATCTCTTCTGGTGGGAAAAAAAACTGGAACCATTCCCCTGTTTGATAGCTAGTCTTTATGGATATAACTGTGGGGCTCTATTTTGACTGGAATTGTGTTGGTCATTAAAGTGCAGCATTTATTTCAGTTCAAAGTAGTTGTGCAAAATACTTCACTCATTAGATTGtgctgctcccccccccccccggaccaAAGGTACTGGATGAAGAGAACTTGTGACTAAAGACCATTTGTATGGCACCTGAATGTCAACGTGATGTCCAGTTTTCACCACTGACGAAACAACTTCCAACATGGCAAAAGAGCTGAAAAATGTACATTCCGTGAGAAGTTAAAATTACACTTGAAAGCCATTTTTATATGGTCATATTCTTTCAGATATGGTCTCCCAATGAAATGGATCATAAATAGTCAGTAAAATTTTATTTAAGagtttgaaaaaaaaataaacagaactaagggctctattcaatccacaTCGCTGAAGTTCAGCATTAAATTCTGATTGAAATGGAAATGTTCCCAAATTGCAGAGACCGCACTCACCATAAACGCTGCATGCCAAAGCAATTGGAAATTAACTTATTTCACGCAATCTGTAACACTTCAGCAATAGAGTTTGAATAGAGCCttaaacatttttaaaacgtGGGGGAGGACGGTAGTTAGTGGAAGGGCCTTTTCAGCAAGGGTGTGGTCCGGACAGATTTCCTCAGTGTCCTGGCAATGGTGCTTGTTCGTGGCGACGTCACAGATTCCCTAATGTTGGCCATGAAACCCCGCTTGGGCTTGGACTGGACCGGGGACTTCTGGGATAGCTTGGCCAGCTCTTCTTTTAACAATGCCAGTTCTTTGTCCTTCTCCAGATTGCCCTTACCTATACTCTCCAGCTCCTGTGCCTGAAAACAGAGAGATGACACTGCACATCAGGTTTTCCTAAGTGAACACTGACAAACTAGGCTTAATTTGTACATACACACAGGTTAATGTAGTCTTTACCTGGTCAGCTAGCTTCTTATGTAAAGTTTCTATTTCTACCGTTTTGTCAAAGAAGCGCTCTCCGGCCTCATGTAGTGCATCATTCAGAACTGCAATCCTTTTTTGCAAAGACACAATCAGCTGGAAATAAGCAAGAGACATGCCAGGTTTGAGTTCCAACACTTGCGTTTCAAGATGCATTACACCCCTTTCCCTTATAGAAACACCGACTAAAAGTTGCGCCTTCAGGCTAGGTTTCCTTACCTCCTTCTGCTCACCGAGTTTCTCCATCGCACTCTCTTTCAAAAGGAGTTTGCGTTGCTCTGCGTCTTTGGAAACAGCTGTGAGGACATCCCCTGCTGAGACTTCTGAAATCAATAGGTAGATATCAATTTAAAAGGAAAGGCTAATTATTAATATAGGCTTATTGTGCACAGTTATTTGTAGTTTAAGGTATAGAATAGGCTTACTGTACAATCAGATTTACCGTTTGTTAATGAAATAGAATCAACGCCGAGGGAGATGGTGTACTGGCCCGTTAACCCTTCCTGCATAGCTACAGGTGGTGATTGTGAGATGCTCTGTGTCTGGCTCGAGTTCTCTCTGGTTGGAACCATAGATGAACCTGACAGCTTGTGCTCCATCTTAGACAGCTTCCGTTCCATCTCAGACAGCTTCTGTTCTAGTGCCTATAGGGGTTATGAGTCCATATTTACCAAACCTTTCCAACAACTACTGGTTTTTCACTTCCCAGAGGAAATAAACCATAGAAAACATATTTCCACTCAGGGGGAAAATTCAATGGGCGCAAACACTCGGCAGATCTGACCCTGAATTGACAGAAGTCATATCTGACAATTTGATCAGGTGGTTGTGGCAGGACGTTGTCAATCACCTAAAGTGAGTGTCTAGTACCTCTACTTTCTCCTGCTCAGCGATGAACTCCTCAAGGGGTACGTAATCATCCTCTACGCGCTCCAGGGCCCTCTGGTAGGCATGGTCCTTTAGGGCATCCTTGTACATCTCAAATGTGTTCTCCAGCTTCTCCTGGTAGCTCTCCTTCAGCTCAGCCACCTGACGACTAGAGAAACATTTACACCGTCCTTTTAGAAGATCATTTGGAAGACAGTTTATGGGTGTGGACAAATGCACAAACAGTGGAATTGTAAAAGTGAGTGAAAACTACACAAATGCTAGTCATTAGATCTTAAATGAATTGCATACTATATGGTGCAGCAATGCACCCCATCCGCCACCAATGTGTAGCACTGCCATGGGTATTGCATGAGAACACTAATATAGCGGAAAGGGGGAAGGCGTGATTGTGCCCCATGTAACGCTCAGGGAACACTCACTTCCTGAGTTCTTCGCTCTCCATGAGTTGCTGCAGCATGGCGTCTCCCATCTCCTTGCGGATGTCAATCTCCTGGACCAAGTTCTTCCGTCGCTCAGCCAGGAGCTTGGCCCGGAGATTCTCGATCACATTCACGAGATCCTAGAAGAGAGCAGCAGTTCATAAAGTAATCAGACACCATTGATTCTGTAAATTAACATATTGCATCCATCCCTATGAAATACAAATCAGAAATCGCAGAACACTGGCAAAATCTTTTAGACCGTTTGGATGGAAAATACCTCCTGGGGTAAAATGGACATGTCTGCTTCATCCTCATCCAGCAGCTCTTCTTCAGACAGGTAGTTCTCTAGAGCCTGGTCATCGATGACCCCGTTCTTCAGTAGAGGCTTCCCATCGCGCCCCACCAGCCGCGGGGTCAGAGACTCTAGACACTTTGTTGGGATCAGCTGGACCACCTAGGACAACAAAGGTGATTagtacccatagggctctggccaaacatagggaatagggtgccatttagaacaCACTTCCAGTACTTCAGTTTAGGGTGTCGTACTCGTTTACTCCCCCTACCATAATTCTCACACTAATCCTTATCAATGCGGGAGGGTGAACAAGTACACTTTGTGGCTAGACATTTCTTACAAATGGAATTTGACCATGACACCTATAAGGTGATTAAGGGCATTGCAACTGAACACTACATTTTTCAACCCGTTTGAAATTCAGAGTCAACTCTAAACCGAGATGGAGTAGAATGTCGACAGGGTGGGCGAGAGAACAACCTGCTTAGCGATGGCAGAAAACTTCATGACATGGAGAGTTTCGTCATATGTGGAAGCACACTGATTGATGTTCACAATCATGGAGGCTCGGCCCTTCCCACAGAAGATGGACTGGAAGAGACGGGTCAGTTTGCTCTCCCTGAAGGGAATATAGCCGTTCTTCATCCTGAtagaggggaggaaaggatgaCAACTCGAGTTTATCAAATATCAGCTTTCCAATCAGTTTCATTCAGGGTTTGAAAAcatgcattttttaaaatttaccTGACTAAATCATGGTTTGTGTGCAGCATTTGGTCAAATTTGTCAAGGTGGTTTTGTAGCAGTGGTTTTTAATAAGTCATTCTGGTAATCAATGGCAGTACTACTTGTTCTGTACCTGTCACTCTGATTGCTGCGCAGGGCAGCGATGCATTTCCCCAGGATGAGCAGAGA from Oncorhynchus clarkii lewisi isolate Uvic-CL-2024 chromosome 15, UVic_Ocla_1.0, whole genome shotgun sequence includes the following:
- the LOC139367115 gene encoding kinesin-like protein KIF20A, translated to MTTIIDLTHDGTVLDAMESTCNDLHACNPHRDVLSELSSIASTQSEVLDTAEQQQQKHQHLRVYLRVRPFSKDEISSNEDQGCVVLENARTVMLHAPKGSATMKSSEKGVGQAIHTFSFSQIFGPETKQADLFEGTIKSQVHDYLEGKNALVFSYGVTNAGKTHTIQGSQKDPGILPQALDVIFRHIKGRQYENMDLKPYLGSDAQYLGPDQVQQERNTKAAIFALLKEENEPPRVSGVSSHSSSTGSLSFSVSYDNTVEFVAVSSGDRSQFALWVSFYEIYNESVYDLLQVSPASKTQRRTALRVCEDSAGNSYVRDLKWINVHTSEEACKILRVGNRNRSAASTKMNHSSSRSHSIFTIKLLRIDGTEVQTMSELSLCDLAGSERCGKTKTFGERLKEAGNINNSLLILGKCIAALRSNQSDRMKNGYIPFRESKLTRLFQSIFCGKGRASMIVNINQCASTYDETLHVMKFSAIAKQVVQLIPTKCLESLTPRLVGRDGKPLLKNGVIDDQALENYLSEEELLDEDEADMSILPQEDLVNVIENLRAKLLAERRKNLVQEIDIRKEMGDAMLQQLMESEELRNRQVAELKESYQEKLENTFEMYKDALKDHAYQRALERVEDDYVPLEEFIAEQEKVEALEQKLSEMERKLSKMEHKLSGSSMVPTRENSSQTQSISQSPPVAMQEGLTGQYTISLGVDSISLTNEVSAGDVLTAVSKDAEQRKLLLKESAMEKLGEQKELIVSLQKRIAVLNDALHEAGERFFDKTVEIETLHKKLADQAQELESIGKGNLEKDKELALLKEELAKLSQKSPVQSKPKRGFMANIRESVTSPRTSTIARTLRKSVRTTPLLKRPFH